In Podospora pseudoanserina strain CBS 124.78 chromosome 5, whole genome shotgun sequence, a single window of DNA contains:
- a CDS encoding hypothetical protein (COG:G; COG:M; EggNog:ENOG503NUP2) — METSRFLFHSSISLCFGYSIVPSGRSFVIFERRGAKTAAAALVSTAFINMRAEMLDNLLPSSNLPSQIPNIMAPTYLIVGATGNTGQSVVETLSKLSTCAVIALTRSLHSPVAKHLAILPNVQVLEKNWMDITAQWLREHEIERAFVATPSQPSQFAEETTFHVAALKAGVKYVVRISTTAANVRPDCEAYYPRIHWAIEALLSTPEFKPLQWTSLQANNFSSFWLATAAEFIKQYRKTGKQDTLRLVASEDAPVGTVDANDVGVLAAHLLLQEDVSPHNNAKYVVNGPEDITGRQILELVERYIGTSVDNVIFKDMSFLDYVIGATQGSQSVLMSMKHGPETAWNGECTASATSEAVLKLAAPTRTPADTLKAMLQE, encoded by the coding sequence ATGGAAACCAGTCGCTTTCTTTTCCATTCCTCTATATCTCTATGCTTCGGTTACTCTATTGTACCATCAGGACGCAGCTTTGTAATATTTGAACGCCGCGGAGCTAAGACGGCCGCCGCGGCGCTTGTCTCCACAGCATTCATAAATATGCGCGCAGAGATGCTAGACAATTTACTTCCTTCATCAAACCTTCCATCTCAAATTCCCAACATAATGGCGCCTACTTACTTAATCGTTGGTGCGACTGGCAACACCGGCCAAAGTGTTGTGGAAACCTTGTCCAAGCTTTCAACATGCGCTGTCATCGCCTTGACACGATCGCTGCACAGTCCGGTCGCAAAACATCTCGCGATTCTCCCAAATGTTCAAGTCCTCGAAAAGAACTGGATGGATATCACGGCACAGTGGCTACGTGAGCACGAGATAGAAAGGGCCTTTGTCGCAACTCCTAGCCAGCCAAGTCAGTTTGCCGAAGAAACCACATTCCACGTTGCCGCTCTCAAAGCCGGCGTCAAATACGTAGTGCGCATTtcgacaacagcagccaacgTCAGACCTGACTGCGAAGCCTATTATCCGCGCATCCATTGGGCAATCGAGGCTTTGCTCAGCACACCAGAGTTTAAGCCGCTGCAATGGACGTCTCTCCAGGCCAACAACTTCTCCAGTTTCTGGTTAGCTACCGCAGCCGAGTTCATCAAGCAATATCGCAAGACGGGTAAACAAGACACACTTCGGTTGGTGGCATCAGAGGATGCACCTGTTGGGACTGTCGACGCCAACGACGTGGGAGTTTTGGCGGCGCATCTGTTATTGCAAGAGGACGTCTCACCACATAACAACGCCAAATATGTTGTTAATGGACCTGAGGACATTACGGGAAGACAGATCCTTGAGTTGGTTGAGAGGTACATCGGCACCAGCGTGGACAACGTCATCTTCAAAGATATGTCGTTTCTTGATTATGTGATTGGTGCGACTCAAGGGTCCCAAAGTGTTTTGATGTCTATGAAGCATGGCCCAGAGACAGCGTGGAATGGGGAGTGCACAGCGTCTGCCACAAGTGAGGCAGTCTTGAAGCTGGCTGCGCCTACTCGGACACCAGCCGACACTTTGAAGGCAATGCTGCAGGAATGA
- a CDS encoding hypothetical protein (COG:S; EggNog:ENOG50), translating into MSIDSIGYGQHGDYIFGWKGDALQRGMDAVLGDDCVNDRCHALEFQSAAEGVACAKPTQVEGEIVGRGGEWLQTLPGNPHLRQA; encoded by the exons ATGTCAATTGATAGCATAGGGTATGGACAGCACGGTGACTATATCTTTGGCTGGAAGGGAGATGCTCTTCAGCGGGGGATGGATGCTGTGCTGGGGGATGATTGCGTTAACGATCGGTGTCATGCGTTGGAGTTCCAGTCTGCTGCAGAAGGCGTGGCTTGCGCGAAACCAACACAGGTTGAAGGGGAGATTGTTGGAAGAGGCGGTGAAT GGCTTCAAACACTTCCAGGGAATCCACATCTCAGGCAGGCATAG
- a CDS encoding hypothetical protein (COG:S; EggNog:ENOG50), with translation MIFTFIFAGLLLQVVLVTSQNVIVGKLLRFACSQLVIERTDPLVNPGLSPSPHTHQIVGGNSFNVTMDPSEMEPSRASTCTTCTYSEDFSNYWTASLYFRSPENGSFKLVPQRPNFVGLDGVRHPVGGGITVYYMTSVFGSTSGNGKVTAFPPGFRMLAGSPDITSKDRTFPGICHRCNGNTTGFTPCDSADSSELPTKVCPGGIRGSVIFPSCWDGKNLDSPDHSSHVAYSPVGGGRLAGQACPETHPVRIPQLMYEMLWDTSQFNDPAYFDETAKRQPFVYSFGDG, from the exons ATGATTTTCACATTCATTTTTGCGGGCCTACTCCTTCAGGTTGTTCTTGTAACCTCTCAAAATGTCATTGTTGGCAAGCTCCTCCGCTTCGCGTGCTCTCAGCTTGTCATCGAGAGGACGGATCCATTGGTCAATCCCGGCTTGAGCCCTTCACCACATACACACCAGATCGTGGGTGGAAACTCATTCAACGTGACA ATGGATCCTTCAGAGATGGAACCCTCTCGGGCATCCACTTGCACCACTTGCACGTATTCTGAAGACTTCTCCAACTACTGGACTGCCTCTCTCTATTTTCGCTCTCCAGAAAATGGCTCTTTCAAGCTTGTTCCTCAACGTCCAAACTTTGTGGGACTGGATGGAGTCCGTCATCCagtaggaggagggattACGGTCTATTACATGACATCCGTTTTTGGCAGTACATCTGGTAACGGAAAAGTGACAGCATTTCCCCCA GGCTTCAGAATGCTCGCCGGCTCGCCAGACATCACGTCAAAAGACCGTACCTTCCCCGGCATCTGCCACCGCTGCAATGGCAACACGACAGGATTCACCCCGTGTGACTCTGCTGATAGCTCTGAGCTGCCGACGAAAGTGTGCCCTGGTGGTATTCGGGGCTCTGTGATATTCCCATCTTGTTGGGACGGTAAAAACTTGGATTCTCCCGACCACAGTTCACATGTTGCATACAGCCctgtcggaggagggagactgGCCGGTCAGGCCTGCCCAGAGACACACCCGGTGCGAATCCCACAGTTGATGTATGAAATGCTGTGGGATACATCACAGTTCAATGACCCGGCTTATTTTGATGAGACAGCCAAGAGGCAGCCGTTTGTGTACAGCTTTGGTGACGGGTAA
- a CDS encoding hypothetical protein (EggNog:ENOG503P0J9; COG:I), with protein sequence MADKYIHGHSAAVLAAHSRRTAQRDAAYLIPHIKSHFDILDIGCGPGTISADLAALVPQGRVTCVEITESALNAARSTFTSRSLGNGNFVVGDVTSRLPFEDDSFDVVHLHMVIMHLPCDATVALKEVRRVLKPGGVVGCKEMIMSTTRWFQVDKRLDMWEKAITGTILETGGSPDMGMGLKSAALEAGFEQHKVKSTASSWCFSEEEAVQFFGDSCAERFREGSQLRERTIGGGHATPEEVDDFVKACHEWKEKKGSWFGVMNGELLAWK encoded by the coding sequence ATGGCAGACAAATACATTCACGGCCACTCAGCCGCCGTTCTCGCCGCTCACTCTCGGCGCACCGCCCAGCGGGATGCAGCGTATCTCATTCCTCACATCAAGTCCCACTTCGACATTCTCGACATTGGGTGCGGACCAGGAACCATATCTGCCGACTTGGCCGCTCTCGTGCCTCAAGGGAGGGTGACATGCGTCGAAATCACCGAGTCGGCTCTCAATGCAGCACGCAGCACATTTACTTCTCGCTCCCTTGGCAATGGCAACTTTGTGGTCGGAGATGTGACCTCTCGCCTACCGTTTGAGGACGATAGTTTCGATGTCGTACATTTACACATGGTCATTATGCATCTGCCCTGCGACGCCACTGTTGCACTGAAAGAGGTCCGAAGAGTGCTCAAGCCAGGAGGCGTCGTTGGATGCAAGGAGATGATCATGAGCACAACCAGGTGGTTTCAGGTGGATAAGAGACTCGACATGTGGGAGAAGGCGATCACGGGCACGATTCTCGAGACCGGAGGCAGTCCAGACATGGGGATGGGCTTGAAGAGCGCTGCACTGGAAGCTGGGTTTGAACAGCATAAGGTGAAGAGCACGGCAAGTTCATGGTGCTtctcggaggaggaggcagtcCAATTCTTTGGCGATAGTTGTGCGGAAAGATTCAGGGAGGGAAGCCAGCTTCGGGAAAGGACTATCGGAGGAGGCCATGCAACACCCGAGGAAGTTGATGACTTTGTCAAAGCTTGTCATGAatggaaggagaagaagggttCGTGGTTTGGGGTTATGAATGGAGAGCTTTTGGCATGGAAGTAG
- a CDS encoding hypothetical protein (COG:I; MEROPS:MER0033274; EggNog:ENOG50KOG4388) yields the protein MTSKQKLRPDASPEVLDWISLVALFPLFLTKWSLAFLFSNQKSLHWRQNCALTFLRTQRSIFPTPLLRWLVRRVSTGSTIKDYCSKHKIAHQIVTLPASLTELHPALLPPAVLHILTLGNVEAKSRSGKAPTLLYFHGGGFVNPLRSPHMPFILACGHSVRAKQIIILEYSLAPEHPYPAQLIQCVASLSYLMCTSSGLGISAEDIILAGDSAGGTLVGSVLSHIQNPSPYAPKLQIKSGEEFQAAVMISPFVRLHKESMDSPMGSYKMNEKRDYLTRIQVDEFGEAWKGDEKEVWANLCGVEGADKVWQAVFQGKGGARLVKKLFITVGTAEVFLDDCRFFGGESYANTRTVIAKQEKNKDWMEELGSGERIMVECEGEAHVQAVLDAALGYQDGVMTRAIMTWLKTL from the exons ATGACATCAAAACAGAAGTTGCGCCCAGACGCCAGTCCGGAGGTCCTTGACTGGATCTCCTTGGTTGCCTTATTTCCCCTCTTCT TAACAAAATGGTCGCTAGCATTTTTGTTTTCTAACCAGAAATCTCTTCACTGGCGCCAAAACTGCGCCCTGACATTTCTGCGCACGCAAAGAAGCATATTTCCCACCCCTCTGCTCAGATGGCTGGTCCGTCGTGTTTCCACGGGATCCACAATCAAGGACTACTGCAGCAAGCACAAGATCGCACACCAGATCGTCACTTTACCAGCTTCATTGACCGAGCTTCATCCTGCTCTTTTGCCGCCAGCAGTGTTGCATATTTTGACACTGGGCAATGTCGAAGCCAAATCCAGGTCTGGGAAAGCCCCGACGCTTCTTTACTTTCACGGCGGTGGTTTCGTGAATCCATTGCGATCCCCTCACATGCCCTTTATCCTCGCATGTGGCCATTCAGTTCGAGCGAAGCAAATCATCATTCTCGAATACAGCCTAGCCCCGGAACACCCATACCCAGCACAGCTCATCCAATGCGTGGCGTCCCTTTCCTATCTTATGTGCACCTCCTCTGGTCTCGGCATCTCTGCCGAGGACATTATCTTAGCGGGCGACAGTGCAGGTGGTACGCTGGTTGGATCAGTATTGTCCCACATCCAGAACCCTAGCCCTTATGCCCCAAAGCTCCAGATCAAAAGTGGTGAAGAGTTCCAGGCCGCGGTGATGATTAGTCCGTTTGTCAGACTGCACAAGGAGTCGATGGACTCCCCAATGGGAAGCTACAAAATGAATGAAAAGCGAGATTACCTGACCAGAATACAGGTGGATGAGTTTGGAGAGGCTTGGAAGGGGGATGAAAAGGAGGTTTGGGCAAATCTGTGCGGAGTTGAGGGAGCAGACAAGGTGTGGCAGGCTGTGTTTCAAGGAAAAGGTGGGGCcaggttggtgaagaagctgtTCATCACGGTTGGGACAGCAGAAGTGTTTTTGGACGACTGTAGATTCTTTGGCGGGGAGTCGTACGCCAATACCCGGACCGTGATTGCGAAACAGGAAAAGAATAAAGACTGGATGGAGGAACTGGGGAGTGGGGAGAGGATCATGGTCGAGTGTGAAGGTGAGGCGCACGTCCAAGCGGTGCTCGATGCTGCTTTGGGATATCAGGATGGGGTCATGACAAGGGCAATCATGACGTGGCTTAAGACGTTGTAG